The proteins below are encoded in one region of Segatella copri:
- a CDS encoding SusC/RagA family TonB-linked outer membrane protein, which produces MRKKTMFLGLLGAGLMWMPASAILAAQMNNAAMSVQQNQGIKGTVVDATGETLIGASVKVAGTTNGAVTDIDGNFTLNCKPGATLEVSYIGYKTMTVKAANGMKIQMQEDGKALNEVVVTALGIKRDRKALGYGLEEVKGEELTKAKETNVINSLSGKVAGLVVQNTAGGASGSTRVLLRGNTEMAGNNQPLYVVDGVPLDNTNFGSAGEAGGYDLGDGISAINPDDIETMTVLKGPAASALYGSRASHGVILITTKKAEKDRISVEYNGSYTIDTQLAKWDDIQEVYGAGYNGELPTSSTSGTNASWGPKADDFMFKYFDGEERPFMMHPNNASGFFRTGFTTQNSAILSVNSGKTGMRFSVTDMRNKDILPNTNMSRDNFNLRVNTSAGPVDFDFTANYTREKVKNRPALGDSQSNVGKNLMTLAGTYDQAWLKHYEDADGNYSNWNGNDQYNKNPYWDLYKNSNTSDKDVFRFTGKAIWNINKHFKLQGTIGTDINSMNFEDFIAKTTPGTPAGKLTDQIFNNRTLNAEILALYNNSWGDFDVNATAGGNIFKVNNKTTTNIGLNQQMDGIQNIMNYQEQNTRESMYKKQISSLYASASLGYKHTYYLEGTLRGDKSSTLPTNNNTYVYPSVSGSLVFSEFIKNKKFINYGKIRASWAKVGSDTDPYLLALNYTTGKYSYAGYTIGMIANSTQPNKDLKPTMTGSYEVGLEMKFLNGRLGLDATYYNQNSKNQILSLASTTTSGYAYRLINAGEIQNQGVEIALNARALQIKDFAWDLGVNFSKNTNKVKSLTDGMDYFELAKATWCGVSVGAQVGENYGAIRGHDFLYNDKGQVVVDAATGLPKIDQKVKTIGNSTWDWTGGFYSTFSYKNFRLSASFDVKVGADIYSMSMRSAYQTGKAKGTLAGREEWYSSEEARKASGMDLAAWREAGKCKGLVVDGVIDNGDGTYRKNDIAVNPEDYWKHVANGVQSAFIYDNSYVKCREITFGYTFPESILGKYVKGLTVSFVARNPFIVWKNIPNIDPDSSYNTSGLGLEYGSLPSRKSYGLNVNVKF; this is translated from the coding sequence ATGAGAAAGAAAACTATGTTTCTCGGCCTGCTTGGTGCAGGTTTGATGTGGATGCCTGCTTCTGCCATTCTCGCTGCCCAGATGAACAATGCAGCGATGAGCGTTCAGCAGAACCAAGGCATCAAGGGTACAGTGGTGGATGCCACTGGCGAAACCTTGATTGGCGCTAGCGTGAAGGTGGCTGGTACAACCAACGGTGCCGTTACCGATATAGATGGTAACTTTACGTTGAACTGCAAGCCTGGAGCAACGCTCGAAGTGAGCTACATCGGTTACAAGACGATGACCGTGAAAGCTGCTAATGGCATGAAAATACAGATGCAAGAGGATGGTAAGGCCTTGAATGAGGTCGTTGTTACCGCCCTTGGTATCAAGCGCGACCGCAAGGCTTTGGGCTATGGCTTGGAGGAGGTTAAAGGTGAGGAACTTACCAAGGCGAAGGAAACCAACGTCATCAACTCTCTTTCAGGTAAGGTGGCTGGTCTCGTTGTGCAGAACACCGCTGGCGGTGCTTCTGGTTCTACCCGCGTGCTTCTTCGTGGTAATACAGAAATGGCAGGCAATAACCAGCCTCTCTACGTGGTGGATGGTGTGCCTTTGGATAATACCAACTTTGGCAGTGCTGGTGAAGCAGGTGGTTATGACCTCGGTGATGGTATCTCTGCCATCAATCCAGACGATATCGAGACGATGACCGTATTGAAAGGTCCTGCTGCCTCAGCCCTCTATGGTAGCCGTGCTTCCCATGGTGTTATCTTGATTACGACCAAGAAGGCGGAGAAGGATAGAATTTCCGTGGAGTACAATGGTTCTTATACTATCGATACCCAGTTGGCTAAATGGGACGACATCCAGGAGGTATATGGTGCTGGCTACAATGGCGAGCTTCCTACATCCAGTACCTCTGGTACCAATGCCAGTTGGGGTCCTAAGGCCGATGACTTCATGTTCAAATATTTCGATGGCGAGGAACGTCCATTCATGATGCATCCAAACAATGCTTCTGGTTTCTTCCGTACAGGTTTCACCACTCAGAACTCTGCCATCCTCTCAGTTAATTCCGGTAAGACGGGTATGCGTTTCTCTGTTACGGATATGCGCAACAAGGATATCTTGCCAAATACCAACATGAGTCGTGACAACTTCAACCTCCGTGTGAATACCTCAGCAGGTCCTGTTGACTTCGACTTCACCGCCAACTATACTCGTGAGAAGGTAAAGAACCGTCCTGCCCTTGGTGACTCTCAGAGCAACGTGGGTAAGAACCTCATGACCCTGGCGGGTACCTACGACCAGGCTTGGCTGAAGCACTATGAGGATGCCGACGGCAACTACTCCAACTGGAATGGTAACGATCAGTATAACAAGAACCCATACTGGGATCTCTATAAGAACAGCAATACATCCGACAAGGACGTGTTCCGTTTTACGGGTAAGGCAATCTGGAACATCAACAAGCACTTCAAGTTGCAGGGTACTATTGGTACCGACATCAACAGCATGAACTTCGAGGACTTCATTGCCAAGACAACTCCAGGAACTCCTGCCGGAAAGCTTACCGACCAAATCTTCAACAACCGCACACTTAACGCCGAGATACTCGCCCTCTACAACAACTCATGGGGCGACTTCGATGTCAATGCTACCGCTGGTGGTAACATCTTCAAGGTGAATAACAAGACCACTACAAACATCGGTCTCAACCAGCAGATGGATGGCATCCAGAATATCATGAACTATCAGGAACAGAACACTCGTGAGAGTATGTACAAGAAGCAGATCAGCTCTCTCTATGCCAGCGCAAGCCTCGGCTACAAGCATACTTACTATTTGGAGGGAACCCTCCGTGGCGATAAGTCGTCTACGCTCCCTACAAATAACAATACATACGTATATCCTTCTGTATCGGGTAGCTTGGTTTTCTCTGAGTTTATCAAGAACAAGAAGTTCATCAATTATGGTAAGATTCGCGCATCTTGGGCAAAGGTAGGTAGCGATACCGATCCATACCTGTTGGCACTCAACTATACCACGGGCAAGTACAGCTACGCGGGTTATACCATCGGTATGATAGCCAACTCAACACAGCCGAACAAGGATTTGAAGCCTACAATGACAGGTTCTTACGAGGTAGGTTTGGAGATGAAGTTCCTTAACGGACGCTTGGGCTTGGATGCCACCTATTACAACCAGAACTCCAAGAACCAGATTTTGAGTTTGGCTTCAACCACCACCTCTGGCTATGCTTACCGCCTCATCAATGCCGGTGAGATTCAGAACCAGGGTGTCGAGATTGCCCTCAATGCCCGTGCCTTGCAGATCAAGGACTTCGCTTGGGACTTGGGTGTCAACTTCTCGAAGAATACCAACAAGGTGAAGTCGCTCACCGATGGCATGGACTATTTTGAGCTTGCCAAGGCAACCTGGTGCGGTGTATCAGTAGGTGCTCAGGTTGGCGAGAACTATGGAGCTATCCGTGGACACGACTTCCTTTACAACGACAAGGGACAGGTGGTTGTCGATGCAGCTACTGGTCTTCCAAAGATTGACCAGAAGGTCAAGACCATCGGCAACTCTACTTGGGACTGGACAGGTGGTTTCTACTCAACCTTCAGCTACAAGAACTTCCGCCTTTCTGCATCCTTCGATGTGAAGGTAGGTGCCGATATCTACTCTATGTCTATGCGTTCTGCATACCAGACAGGTAAGGCAAAGGGAACATTGGCAGGCCGTGAGGAGTGGTACTCTTCTGAGGAGGCTCGCAAGGCTTCGGGTATGGATCTTGCCGCATGGCGTGAAGCAGGTAAATGCAAGGGATTGGTCGTAGATGGTGTCATCGACAATGGCGACGGTACTTATCGCAAGAACGACATCGCCGTGAACCCTGAAGATTACTGGAAGCATGTGGCAAATGGCGTGCAGAGTGCCTTCATTTATGACAACTCTTACGTGAAGTGTCGTGAGATTACTTTCGGCTATACCTTCCCAGAGAGCATCCTGGGCAAGTATGTCAAGGGCTTGACCGTATCCTTCGTGGCTCGTAACCCATTCATTGTTTGGAAGAACATTCCTAACATCGACCCAGACTCCAGCTACAACACCTCAGGTCTCGGTCTGGAATATGGTTCCCTGCCATCTCGCAAGAGTTATGGTTTGAACGTGAACGTGAAGTTCTAG